A window of the Scylla paramamosain isolate STU-SP2022 chromosome 34, ASM3559412v1, whole genome shotgun sequence genome harbors these coding sequences:
- the LOC135090187 gene encoding zinc metalloproteinase nas-15-like, which translates to MMPGPLLLLTLVALCSAAPKDPHIIALDEKSTYLEADILPDKAQVQNKMAVRDNHRLWPGGRLLYQLDFDTESNRYVKDLILSAVDEINAERCVTLTTASSSDVDHVSIRLGGDYSSHMGRQGGAQNLTVVAETIHRGSVMHELMHALGFGHEHNRPDRDDYVVIDFSNIHDTAKPYFKKYTSQDPVKDEQLAYDYMSLMHATDMYDDRVNIDTSKPVIWRKDGGQDLGQRSMLTPLDKQRLRKIYSCEVCKNEAASEHPLSSVLYNRLFRYPGDCSKYISCSNTSPYVMNCPAGLHFSLDLNRCEYPITANCTSLTNV; encoded by the exons ATGATGCCAGGGCCACTCCTTCTCCTGACCCTCGTGGCGCTGTGCTCG GCAGCACCGAAAGACCCTCATATTATTGCACTGGATGAAAAATCAA cCTATCTCGAAGCTGATATCCTGCCAGAcaag gcacagGTACAGAACAAGATGGCAGTGAGGGACAACCACAGACTCTGGCCTGGGGGTCGCCTGCTGTACCAACTGGACTTTGACACAGAGAGCAACCGCTATG TGAAGGACTTGATTCTCTCCGCGGTGGATGAGATCAATGCGGAACGTTGTGTCACCCTCACCACTGCCTCCAGCTCGGATGTCGACCACGTGTCCATCCGACTCGGCGGTGACTACTCCTCCCACATGGGCCGGCAGGGGGGTGCCCAAAACCTTACGGTGGTGGCCGAGACCATCCATAGGGGGTCAGTCATGCACGAACTGATGCACGCTCTGG ggtttGGCCACGAGCACAACAGACCAGACCGAGATGACTATGTGGTGATTGACTTTAGCAACATACATGACACAGCCAAACCTTACTTCAAAAAATACAC gagccAGGACCCAGTGAAGGATGAGCAGCTTGCCTATGACTACATGAGCCTCATGCACGCCACTGACATGTATGACGACAGAGTGAACATTGACACCTCCAAGCCCGTCATCTGGAGGAAGGATGGCGgccagg ACTTAGGGCAGAGGAGCATGCTGACCCCACTAGACAAACAGAGGCTGCGGAAGATCTACAGCTGTGAAGTGTGCAAGAATGAAGCAGCCAGTGAGCATCCATTGTCTTCTGTCTTAT ACAACCGGCTCTTCAGGTACCCAGGTGACTGTTCCAAGTACATTTCCTGCTCCAACACCTCCCCTTATGTTATGAACTGTCCTGCCGGCCTCCACTTCAGCCTGGACTTGAACCGCTGTGAATACCCCATCACTGCCAACTGCACCAGCCTCACCAATGTGTAG